Proteins from one Gossypium raimondii isolate GPD5lz chromosome 8, ASM2569854v1, whole genome shotgun sequence genomic window:
- the LOC105792405 gene encoding helicase protein MOM1 isoform X9 — protein MEKLMMMLERPCRKICEVQRSTVVQKSRRLALLMQTSYLDPPILRGEPDVGISTGHAEKPCSYMQQCISSADLQTCNDQNTCIVCKLDGKLLRCHGKGCQRSYHLSCLEPPLEEFHLGVWYCLSCVRKKLESGVYSVSEGIEAIWDSRELEALEDGLRGQKQYFVKYKGLAHVHNCWLPENQVLLEAPLLVAKYNRKNQGSVWKQHWAVPHHLLQKRLLITECDRHCNGHDDDKLCCHVEWLVKWCGLGYEHASWELDNASFFRCPEGQSLIRDYETCFKKGKKSSKFKDRAGTSLKFSQLPAGVSSGIDANLDFVSKLSNNWPRSQNAVIFDNQERIPNVISFIMSFPSDKSRPFLIISTSTLQYLWDEEFLRLEPATDVVVYSGSKEIRNSIRNLEFYEEGGCVMFQVLITSPEVVSEDLNVLDCIGWEVIILDECQRPTIASCFEQIKMFTASKRLLIISSQLKDNVVEYLNLLSLLDSESDSNGSDSLQMTSSDNIAILKERLAKYVAYESSRFVEYWVPVLLSIPQLDRYCFTLLSNSLSLCSPSKTDPVGALRNILITSRKCCDHPYVVDESLQMRLTKGLKDVEFLDVGIKASGKLQLLDAILLEIKKQELKVLVLFQYTGGSGRDLMGDILDDFLRQRFGTDSYERVDGGVTPSRKQSALNKFNNERKRFVFLLETRACLSSIKLSAISTVVIFGSDWSPVNDLRALQKITLDSHFEEIKVFRLYSAFTVEEKILMLSKQDKTLDNNIVNISPSSSHMLLKWGAPYLLSQLEKIHGIPALDASNLPEQSLLKDVIQEFFILLSQTGIDNDASKLSLILQAKQNQGMYRTEMPLFGEQKIQVMNEDPPHIFWTKLLEGKSPRWKYCSSFQRNRKRGLYLDDIQKKSEVESAEVVKRRKVVNDGNDHPSPRHGLQEDRQGSTGTSVSPLSKLADPVSDKIHATNSIDLASDISETPSLNMVEWERRRKQLDSQKTLHVILWPQIAKLCEVLHLSEGVRDLAGKFLEYVMNNHLVNREPETILQAFQISLCWCTASLLKQKIDHKESLALAKQHLGFTCKKEEAAYVNSLLRCLKRMFVYRTGCLKVSNPSKGSELSIKADGNTEDKDSLRFQEASDAQVIAESGVSREFQLAQRDLAKSINESEKKFDKQLTKLTEKQKEEMKQLKKKYEEEKALLENKKQTEAAVIRLHSNFLMRTNKIKNLDIEYASKFDELKQRMDTGLKNLEASQGAARSNVLERKTRWVEAVKSWARVELVKPPVSKANLPEGSSSSSVQSAKGSEVRLSEVLPDKVDPIYMAGPCKENSKVALIEEGNKTVCLGVGEEQAINKDSCPKELVSVGELPNVGVQVPPTVSSGDVTESVLSLRRLNEDQISDEYKLKMSNGNPETVSPTDALENAVPIEACSHEEIPDGTTLSKPNTEVPLKTAKSVIFCEGQNNLASVQVPSSEINSDIYKLTKVDGEVPLKESVVANFNAGQETHVSAEAPSSEKIPDGAALGKAVGDICFRTTKIVNSSGGQENVLLLEAPSPGENPVRTTLSNLDGEVHLRAAETVSSREDHENLPSLVTPSSEKISCGTTLTMVEGELALNASEVCQGNIISANTSSEKEILGGATLNVLDGEVPNISSEIASSSDDMNNVVCTNPSTSKEQEQIPDTAALSMPAEEISLAEPETACSELLEGGSAHRENDGTCAIEIDRLDGILCFMNLEPEFQERSLADPSSLQAVADLVSPNVGSLPYASSGIQTRDVANNEMRNASQVAETLPSNGAVDVTCNVSNPDTQQLRSTESILNLSPDLPSVSATEHQPSNDGQHANLISQAQRQSITNHIDLSSQDVLQPLHSPINGTIGRHLRQISETSTASVPSVSRGHPLQTAPPVSSRTPLPLYPDPLKNEMERISQERDQTIKVHEDTKLQLKFECEKEIEEVVAQVRRKYEVKLQEKETEFLIRKEELDVNYNKVLLNNILAEAFRSKCMDSGASGSAGIQQEANSSFMQQLLQLSSQRMVQQPSTASGLPSTGSATSMQTVSPAVVNTQTMGPSLWPSGASGLPSTSSGTSMRTVSPVVNAQTLRPSLQVVNPLEIFSGTSMRTVSPVVNAQTLRPSLQVVNPLEIFSGTTTRPPCISSVSHVTGNFQMGSEIRAPAPHLHAYRPSASISLSRVPSQSRGMSSQLSHNLAYRQLSTTGQAGRIRHEIAGGLAALPNSSLPSMDVLMGMHNQVSGANPNPPSNLLPGVSSSLALSIRSNPAQHSGGATDIVCLSDDD, from the exons AAACATGCAATGATCAAAATACTTGCATTGTATGCAAACTTGATGGGAAGCTCTT ACGCTGTCATGGAAAAGGTTGTCAAAGAAGTTATCATCTTTCGTGTCTAGAACCTCCCCTTGAGGAGTTCCATCTTGGAGTTTGGTACTGTCTATCATGTGTGAGGAAAAAATTAGAATCAGGGGTGTATTCGGTTTCAGAGGGAATAGAAGCAATTTGGGATTCTAGAGAACTGGAGGCTTTGGAGGATG GATTGCGAGGACAGAAGCaatattttgtgaaatacaaAGGTCTTGCTCATGTTCATAATTGTTGGTTACCGGAGAACCAGGTGTTGCTTGAAGCTCCATTACTTGTAGCTAAATATAACAGAAAAAATCAG GGTTCTGTGTGGAAGCAACACTGGGCAGTGCCACATCATTTGCTACAGAAAAGATTGTTGATTACCGAGTGTGATCGTCATTGTAACGGGCATGATGATGATAAGTTATGTTGTCATGTTGAGTGGCTTGTGAAATGGTGTGGTCTTGGTTATGAGCATGCTTCATGGGAGTTGGATAATGCTTCCTTTTTCCGTTGTCCAGAAGGCCAGAGCCTTATACGAGATTATGAAACTTGTTTCAAGAAGGGAAAGAAATCTTCTAAATTTAAG GACAGAGCAGGTACATCTCTAAAGTTTTCTCAATTACCAGCTGGTGTTTCATCTGGAATAGATGCTAATCTTGATTTTGTTAGCAAACTAAGCAACAATTGGCCTAGGAGCCAGAATGCTGTAATTTTTGATAATCAG GAAAGGATTCCAAATGTTATTTCTTTCATTATGTCTTTTCCATCTGACAAGTCAAGGCCTTTTCTCATTATCTCAACTTCCACTTTACAATATCTATGGGATGAGGAGTTCTTGCGTTTGGAACCAGCTACCGATGTTGTGGTTTACAGTGGCAGTAAAGAAATTCGGAATAGCATTAGGAACCTGGAGTTTTATGAAGAAGGAGGTTGTGTAATGTTTCAAGTACTTATAACCTCACCTGAAGTTGTCAGCGAG GACTTGAATGTGCTTGATTGCATAGGATGGGAGGTAATAATACTCGATGAGTGCCAACGTCCAACAATTGCTTCATGTTTTGAACAAATTAAGATGTTTACTGCTAGTAAGAGGCTTCTGATTATCAGCAGTCAACTGAAG GATAATGTGGTTGAGTACCTTAATCTTCTTTCTCTGCTTGATTCTGAGAGCGATTCAAATGGTAGTGACAGCTTGCAAATGACTTCAAGTGATAATATTGCTATTTTGAAGGAGAGGTTGGCAAAGTACGTCGCTTATGAATCATCTAGGTTTGTAGAGTACTGGGTTCCTGTACTCTTATCCATTCCACAGCTGGACCGGTATTGCTTTACTCTACTTTCAAACTCTCTCTCACTGTGTTCACCTTCAAAGACTGATCCTGTAGGAGCTCTCCGTAACATTCTTATCACCAGCAGAAAG TGTTGTGATCATCCTTATGTTGTGGATGAATCCCTTCAAATGCGGCTCACTAAAGGCCTTAAGGATGTTGAGTTTTTGGATGTTGGCATAAAAGCAAGTGGCAAATTACAACTACTTGATGCAATTCTTTTGGAGATCAAGAAACAAGAGTTAAAAGTGCTTGTTCTTTTCCAG TACACTGGTGGTTCTGGAAGGGATTTAATGGGAGACATTTTGGATGACTTTCTGCGCCAAAGATTTGGTACAGATTCTTATGAACGCGTAGATGGTGGTGTCACCCCTTCAAGGAAGCAATCTGCTttgaataaattcaataatGAGAGGAAGAGATTTGTCTTCTTATTGGAAACTCGTGCTTGTCTTTCCAGCATCAAATTATCTGCAATCAGTACCGTCGTAATATTTGGAAGTGATTGGAGCCCAGTGAATGATCTAAGAGCATTGCAGAAGATAACACTTGATTCTCactttgaagaaataaaagtatttcGTTTATATTCAGCATTTACTGTGGAGGAAAAGATTTTGATGCTTTCAAAACAAGACAAGACACTTGATAACAACATAGTGAACATAAGCCCTAGTAGTAGTCACATGCTGCTTAAATGGGGGGCTCCGTACCTACTCAGCCAGTTGGAAAAAATTCATGGTATCCCAGCCTTGGATGCAAGTAACTTGCCTGAGCAATCACTTCTGAAAGACGTGATTCAAGAGTTCTTTATCTTACTGAGTCAAACTGGGATAGACAATGATGCAAGCAAATTATCCCTAATTTTACAAGCCAAACAAAATCAAGGAATGTATAGGACAGAAATGCCATTGTTTGGCGAGCAGAAAATCCAAGTGATGAATGAAGATCCACCTCATATATTTTGGACAAAACTTTTGGAGGGAAAGAGTCCGAGGTGGAAGTATTGTTCTTCGTTTCAGAGGAACCGGAAAAGGGGTCTATACCTCGATGATATCCAAAAGAAATCTGAGGTTGAAAGTGCTGAAGTTGTAAAGAGACGCAAGGTGGTCAATGATGGAAACGATCATCCCTCTCCAAGACATGGGCTACAAGAGGACAGACAAG GAAGCACAGGAACCTCAGTATCTCCTTTGAGTAAATTGGCTGATCCTGTGAgtgataaaattcatgcaacCAACTCAATTGATCTGGCCAGTGATATCTCAGAAACACCATCTCTTAACATGGTAGAATgggagagaagaagaaaacagCTTGATTCTCAGAAGACTCTCCATGTTATTTTGTGGCCACAGATAGCAAAACTATGTGAAGTTCTACATCTCTCA GAGGGTGTGAGGGATTTAGCCGGAAAGTTTCTTGAATATGTCATGAATAACCATCTGGTCAATAGGGAACCAGAGACCATTTTGCAGGCATTTCAGATTTCTCTG TGTTGGTGTACAGCTTCTTTGTTGAAGCAGAAAATTGATCATAAAGAATCACTTGCACTTGCAAAGCAGCATCTTGGCTTTACCTGCAAGAAAGAAGAGGCAGCCTATGTTAATTCATTGCTGCGGTGTCTGAAGAGAATGTTTGTATATCGTACAGGatgtttgaaggtttcaaatcCTTCCAAAGGTTCTGAATTATCAATTAAAGCTGATGGAAACACAGAGGATAAAGATTCATTGAGGTTTCAAGAGGCTTCTGATGCACAGGTCATTGCAGAGTCTGGAGTGTCCCGAGAATTTCAATTGGCACAGAGAGATCTTGCAAAAAGCATCAACGAAAGTGAGAAAAAATTTGATAAGCAGTTGACAAAACTAACTGAGAAGCAAAAGGAGGAAATGAAGCAACTTAAAAAGAAGTACGAGGAAGAAAAAGCTCTGCTGGAGAACAAGAAACAAACAGAAGCAGCTGTTATCCGTTTGCACAGTAATTTCTTGATGAGGActaataagataaaaaatttggatATTGAATATGCTAGTAAGTTTGATGAACTAAAACAGAGGATGGATACAGGCCTTAAGAACCTTGAGGCATCGCAGGGGGCAGCAAGAAGCAATGTTTTAGAGAGAAAGACTCGTTGGGTGGAAGCAGTTAAGTCCTGGGCTAGGGTTGAATTAGTGAAGCCACCTGTTAGCAAGGCTAATCTTCCTGAAGGAAGTTCTTCCAGTTCTGTTCAATCTGCCAAAGGAAGTGAGGTAAGATTGTCCGAAGTTCTTCCTGACAAAGTTGATCCCATTTATATGGCTGGACCCTGCAAGGAGAATTCTAAGGTAGCATTAATTGAGGAGGGCAATAAAACTGTCTGTTTGGGTGTTGGTGAAGAACAGGCCATCAACAAAGATTCGTGTCCCAAAGAACTGGTTTCTGTAGGAGAACTTCCAAATGTAGGGGTTCAAGTTCCACCAACTGTCAGTTCAGGTGATGTTACCGAGAGTGTCCTTTCTCTTAGACGGTTGAATGAAGACCAGATTTCTgatgaatataaattgaaaatgtcAAATGGTAATCCTGAGACTGTTTCTCCTACTGATGCTCTGGAGAATGCTGTTCCTATTGAAGCATGCTCACATGAGGAAATTCCTGATGGAACCACTTTGAGCAAGCCTAACACGGAGGTTCCCTTGAAAACAGCTAAGAGTGTAATTTTCTGTGAAGGGCAGAATAATCTAGCCTCAGTGCAAGTACCATCATCTGAAATTAATtctgatatatataaattaacaaaGGTTGATGGGGAGGTTCCCTTAAAAGAATCTGTGGTTGCCAATTTCAATGCAGGTCAAGAAACCCATGTCTCAGCAGAAGCACCTTCCTCTGAAAAAATTCCTGATGGAGCTGCATTAGGAAAGGCTGTTGGGGATATCTGCTTTAGAACAACTAAGATTGTCAATTCTAGTGGTGGTCAGGAGAATGTTCTCTTGTTGGAAGCACCATCACCTGGAGAAAATCCTGTTAGAACCACATTAAGCAATCTTGATGGCGAGGTTCATTTAAGAGCAGCTGAGACTGTCAGTTCTAGGGAAGATCATGAGAATTTGCCATCTTTGGTGACACCTTCATCTGAAAAAATTTCTTGTGGGACCACATTAACCATGGTTGAAGGGGAGCTTGCCTTGAATGCATCTGAAGTTTGTCAGGGAAATATCATTTCTGCTAACACTTCATCTGAGAAAGAGATCCTTGGTGGGGCCACACTGAATGTGCTTGACGGAGAAGTTCCAAACATCTCATCAGAGATTGCAAGTTCCAGTGATGACATGAATAATGTTGTCTGCACGAATCCCTCTACATCTAAAGAACAAGAACAAATACCTGATACAGCTGCACTTTCAATGCCTGCTGAAGAGATCTCTTTGGCTGAACCTGAAACTGCTTGTAGTGAACTCCTCGAAGGTGGTAGTGCTCATAGAGAAAATGATGGAACATGTGCCATCGAAATTGATCGGCTTGATGGCATACTATGCTTTATGAACTTAGAACCTGAATTCCAAGAACGGTCTCTGGCAGATCCATCTTCATTACAGGCTGTGGCAGATTTG GTATCCCCAAATGTGGGTTCTCTTCCTTATGCTTCCTCAGGAATACAAACTAGAGATGTTGCAAACAATGAAATGCGAAATGCTTCTCAGGTAGCTGAAACTTTACCATCTAACGGTGCTGTTGATGTGACTTGCAATGTGTCCAATCCTGATACACAGCAGTTGAGGTCCACAGAATCAATTTTGAACCTCTCTCCGGATCTACCTTCAGTTAGTGCAACTGAACATCAACCAAGCAATGATGGTCAACATGCTAACCTAATTTCTCAGGCTCAAAGGCAATCGATAACCAACCATATTGACCTGTCCAGTCAAGATGTTTTGCAGCCCCTTCATTCACCCATCAATGGAACCATTGGTCGGCATTTGAGGCAGATTTCAGAAACAAGTACAGCTTCAGTTCCTTCTGTTTCCAGAGGCCATCCCTTGCAGACTGCACCTCCTGTATCATCCCGGACGCCTTTGCCATTATATCCTGACCCCCttaaaaatgaaatggaaagaatATCCCAAGAAAGAGACCAGACCATTAAGGTTCATGAAGATACG AAGCTGCAGCTGAAATTCGAGTGTGAGAAGGAAATTGAGGAAGTTGTGGCTCAGGTTCGTAGAAAGTACGAAGTTAAACTTCAGGAGAAAGAGACAGAATTTCTGATCCGGAAGGAGGAGCTTGATGTAAATTATAACAAAGTTCTCTTGAATAATATATTGGCTGAGGCCTTCAGGTCTAAATGTATGGATAGTGGGGCATCTGGCTCAGCAGGAATACAGCAAG AGGCAAATTCCAGTTTCATGCAGCAGCTACTTCAACTTTCATCACAACGGATGGTTCAACAGCCTTCCACTGCTTCTGGTCTCCCTTCAACTGGCTCAGCCACTAGCATGCAAACTGTTTCACCAGCTGTAGTCAATACACAAACCATGGGTCCATCTTTGTGGCCTTCCGGTGCTTCTGGTCTCCCTTCAACTAGCTCAGGTACTAGCATGCGAACTGTTTCTCCTGTAGTCAATGCACAAACCTTGCGTCCATCTTTGCAGGTTGTTAACCCTTTAGAAATTTTCTCAGGCACTAGCATGCGAACTGTTTCTCCTGTAGTCAATGCACAAACCTTGCGTCCATCTTTGCAGGTTGTTAACCCTTTAGAAATTTTCTCAGGCACTACAACTAGACCTCCCTGTATCAGTTCCGTCTCTCACGTTACAGGAAACTTTCAAATGGGCAGTGAAATTCGTGCTCCAGCCCCTCATTTACATGCATATAGACCTTCAGCTTCTATTTCCTTGAGCAGGGTTCCATCGCAGTCTCGTGGAATGTCAAGTCAGCTGTCACACAACCTTGCATACAGGCAGCTATCAACTACTGGCCAAGCTGGTAGGATCCGGCATGAAATTGCCGGAGGGTTAGCAGCTCTACCTAACTCATCTTTACCTTCAATGGATGTTCTAATGGGAATGCACAATCAAGTATCCGGTGCCAATCCCAATCCCCCAAGCAACTTGCTGCCAGGTGTTAGTTCAAGCTTGGCCCTAAGTATTCGGTCGAACCCAGCTCAACACAGCGGAGGAGCAACTGACATTGTTTGCTTGTCAGATGATGACTAA